In Oncorhynchus tshawytscha isolate Ot180627B linkage group LG06, Otsh_v2.0, whole genome shotgun sequence, the following are encoded in one genomic region:
- the LOC112244760 gene encoding follistatin-related protein 3 isoform X1, which yields MGFLIALFGVTVALSQMFGRYTVNAGMCWLQQSQEQRCDMVLMRGVSREECCSGGRLDTAWSNTSLPINEVSLLGFLGIVSCKPCKETCDGVNCGPGKVCTLKAGRPQCACSPDCTNISKKHAVCGSDGNSYRDECVLLMARCKGHPDLEVMYQGECKKSCSNVVCPGTHTCVTDQTNSAHCVMCRTTPCPIPLKSEMPICGNDNITYPSSCHLRRATCFLGRSIGVRHYGNCTSVPRNTLALEGSEENSL from the exons ATGGGCTTTTTGATTGCTCTTTTCGGTGTGACAGTTGCTTTGAGTCAAATGTTCGGAAGATATACTGTAAATG CGGGGATGTGTTGGCTGCAGCAGAGCCAAGAGCAGCGCTGTGACATGGTGCTGATGCGTGGGGTCAGCAGGGAGGAATGCTGCTCCGGGGGCCGTCTGGACACGGCCTGGTCCAACACTAGTCTGCCTATCAATGAGGTCAGCCTACTGGGCTTCCTGGGAATCGTGTCCTGCAAACCCTGCAAAG AGACCTGTGATGGTGTGAACTGCGGCCCAGGGAAGGTGTGTACGTTGAAGGCTGGACGTCCTCAGTGTGCGTGCTCTCCCGACTGCACTAACATCTCCAAAAAGCATGCTGTGTGTGGCAGCGATGGGAACTCCTATCGTGACGAGTGTGTCCTCCTGATGGCCCGCTGTAAGGGACACCCTGATCTGGAGGTCATGTACCAGGGAGAATGCAAAA AGTCTTGCTCCAATGTGGTGTGCCCAGGTACCCACACCTGTGTGACAGATCAGACTAACAGTGCCCACTGTGTCATGTGCCGCACAACCCCCTGCCCAATACCGCTGAAGTCCGAGATGCCTATCTGTGGCAACGACAACATCACCTACCCCAGCTCCTGCCACCTCCGTAGAGCCACCTGCTTCCTGGGGCGCTCCATTGGAGTGCGTCACTATGGCAACTGCACTA GTGTTCCAAGAAACACCCTGGCTTTGGAGGGCAGTGAGGAGAATTCACTCTAA
- the LOC112244760 gene encoding follistatin-related protein 3 isoform X2: MGFLIALFGVTVALSQMFGRYTVNAGMCWLQQSQEQRCDMVLMRGVSREECCSGGRLDTAWSNTSLPINEVSLLGFLGIVSCKPCKETCDGVNCGPGKVCTLKAGRPQCACSPDCTNISKKHAVCGSDGNSYRDECVLLMARCKGHPDLEVMYQGECKKSCSNVVCPGTHTCVTDQTNSAHCVMCRTTPCPIPLKSEMPICGNDNITYPSSCHLRRATCFLGRSIGVRHYGNCTSKSPSPFLICQHIA; this comes from the exons ATGGGCTTTTTGATTGCTCTTTTCGGTGTGACAGTTGCTTTGAGTCAAATGTTCGGAAGATATACTGTAAATG CGGGGATGTGTTGGCTGCAGCAGAGCCAAGAGCAGCGCTGTGACATGGTGCTGATGCGTGGGGTCAGCAGGGAGGAATGCTGCTCCGGGGGCCGTCTGGACACGGCCTGGTCCAACACTAGTCTGCCTATCAATGAGGTCAGCCTACTGGGCTTCCTGGGAATCGTGTCCTGCAAACCCTGCAAAG AGACCTGTGATGGTGTGAACTGCGGCCCAGGGAAGGTGTGTACGTTGAAGGCTGGACGTCCTCAGTGTGCGTGCTCTCCCGACTGCACTAACATCTCCAAAAAGCATGCTGTGTGTGGCAGCGATGGGAACTCCTATCGTGACGAGTGTGTCCTCCTGATGGCCCGCTGTAAGGGACACCCTGATCTGGAGGTCATGTACCAGGGAGAATGCAAAA AGTCTTGCTCCAATGTGGTGTGCCCAGGTACCCACACCTGTGTGACAGATCAGACTAACAGTGCCCACTGTGTCATGTGCCGCACAACCCCCTGCCCAATACCGCTGAAGTCCGAGATGCCTATCTGTGGCAACGACAACATCACCTACCCCAGCTCCTGCCACCTCCGTAGAGCCACCTGCTTCCTGGGGCGCTCCATTGGAGTGCGTCACTATGGCAACTGCACTAGTAAATCCCCTTCACCGTTCCTGATCTGTCAACACATAGCCTAA
- the LOC112244760 gene encoding follistatin-related protein 3 isoform X3, with protein sequence MCWLQQSQEQRCDMVLMRGVSREECCSGGRLDTAWSNTSLPINEVSLLGFLGIVSCKPCKETCDGVNCGPGKVCTLKAGRPQCACSPDCTNISKKHAVCGSDGNSYRDECVLLMARCKGHPDLEVMYQGECKKSCSNVVCPGTHTCVTDQTNSAHCVMCRTTPCPIPLKSEMPICGNDNITYPSSCHLRRATCFLGRSIGVRHYGNCTSVPRNTLALEGSEENSL encoded by the exons ATGTGTTGGCTGCAGCAGAGCCAAGAGCAGCGCTGTGACATGGTGCTGATGCGTGGGGTCAGCAGGGAGGAATGCTGCTCCGGGGGCCGTCTGGACACGGCCTGGTCCAACACTAGTCTGCCTATCAATGAGGTCAGCCTACTGGGCTTCCTGGGAATCGTGTCCTGCAAACCCTGCAAAG AGACCTGTGATGGTGTGAACTGCGGCCCAGGGAAGGTGTGTACGTTGAAGGCTGGACGTCCTCAGTGTGCGTGCTCTCCCGACTGCACTAACATCTCCAAAAAGCATGCTGTGTGTGGCAGCGATGGGAACTCCTATCGTGACGAGTGTGTCCTCCTGATGGCCCGCTGTAAGGGACACCCTGATCTGGAGGTCATGTACCAGGGAGAATGCAAAA AGTCTTGCTCCAATGTGGTGTGCCCAGGTACCCACACCTGTGTGACAGATCAGACTAACAGTGCCCACTGTGTCATGTGCCGCACAACCCCCTGCCCAATACCGCTGAAGTCCGAGATGCCTATCTGTGGCAACGACAACATCACCTACCCCAGCTCCTGCCACCTCCGTAGAGCCACCTGCTTCCTGGGGCGCTCCATTGGAGTGCGTCACTATGGCAACTGCACTA GTGTTCCAAGAAACACCCTGGCTTTGGAGGGCAGTGAGGAGAATTCACTCTAA